AATTCCCTGTATTTTTATGCTCTTGATTTAATTTTGAAATCACAGACGTATTTTCTTTTAAGATTATTTGCGAACCATGATATATACATTGATAAGCTCCAACTGTAATGACAGCAAATATAGCAACATTTAATAGTTGTTTTTTTCTATTTTTCTTAAAGAAAGCCACAATTGCGATATAAACAAATATTACAGTAATAATAATTAAGGAAGTCCTTGAACCTGAAAGTACAATATAAGTATAGTTAAATAAAATAGATAAATAACATAGTATTTTGAAAATCTTTGTAACTTTATTTTGTAAATATCCAAGATAAGTAATGGTTAATAAAGATACTACGGATTGAATATTGGGATCCGTAAATACCCCAAACAAACGAGAATCGATAAAACCTTGTCTATAGACATTGCCTTTATATGATTCAATGATATATCCGTCAAAAGTCACAAATTGTAATAAAGAAGCCAAGACTGCTCCTGTAGACATTACTGCAACTACTCCACCGATACACAATAACGTTTTATCAGCTTCCTCTTTCTTAATAAAACTGATAAAAGGATAAATTGAAAAGAAATAGACGAAGAATACAATTAAGTCCTTTACATTATCTACATAGCCATATTTCATATTCACAACAAGTGATACGATAATCACAACAAACAGAAGAATTAAAGGACGTATTCCTCTTGTATTCTTTAACGCATTCTTTACTAGAATATTATAAAGTCCAAAAATAACTCCAGACACACTTAGTAAAATAGTGACATAGCTATTTGCATTAAAGAAGTTTAACGGAACAATAATACTTGCCATCAGATAAATACTGAAAATAAGCAAGTATGAAATTCCAAATCTAAAATAATTTCGTTCGAAAAAGTCTAATATTTTCATCATATATTTGTATAACTGTGTATACTTTCCCTCCTTAAAGTTTGATAACTTTCTTCAAATCGCCAGTAACAATTGCGAATATCGCATAATAGACGACACAACTAACAACTACAAATTCTGTATTCATTAAAAAACTTTTGACATTTGGTATTCAAATGGGATGAAATAGTCCACCGCTAATTTAAATGCCACAAAAGGTAGAGAAGCGATAGTGTATCGAGTAAATGTATTTATAATTTTTCTCACATCATATAGCGAGCGATCACGAATAAACTTCACTTCTAACATTAAAACAATGATTTTAGCGATCAGAGTTGTTAAAATATAAAATTCTGGATTTTCAATTCCGAGTAAATACAGCCCACTGTTAAATATCAGATTAAAGAATCTCCCGATAAAATAGATTTTTGTCAAACTTAATTCATGTCCCTTAAGAAAGATAATTTGGTTAGCAAAAATCGTATCTAACGTCCATGTCAAAATTCGAATGGAACAAATAATCATTGTTGGAACAGCTAAAATATATTTAGACCCTGCATATAAGAAGATAATTGATTGACTCACACAGGCTAATCCAACCGATATCGGTACCACTAGAAACAAGAGCATTCACTTTAATGTTATTTTTACTCATTTTACACTCTTTCATTATTTAAGTCAATTCAACACTTGCTTCAGCAGTATCTACTGGTACGTAGATTGGATTTTTTCTCCAATCATAATTAGTGTTAGGGATTAGATAATCCTCTCCGTAATAACCTTTTAGATAATCTACTGGATTTGTAGGAACATACGCTGTTGCATCCATAAAGTTTACTTGTTCCAACTCTTCCATTGGAAGTTCATAATAAAAAGCTTCAATATCTACAGGTTTATTTAAGGCATTCATTCCGTACCAAATCATCGTAGTAGAAATAACTTTTTCATTCACCCGTTCAAACAAAATAATATCTACATTCAATCCGTTATATGAGAATGAAATCTCCTTCACATCACCTTTATAGACTAACTTACGATTTAAAACAAAATTTCTTTCAGCTAAAAACTCATTAATTCTATCTAATTCTGAAGCGTCTTCTGGATTTAACATTGCAAAATCCATATCAATATCATGAGCAAGAATAGCGCCTTCTCTCACATATCCTAATAATGTACCCGCTTCAATCCAGATTTTATGACCAAGTTGATTGTTCACTTCTTCAAATTCTTTTAAAATTTGATGAGCATTCTCTTTTAAAAGCTTTTGACGATCGCCATCAATTTTTTTATTAGCTATGTTGTTCAATTTATTAATGATTGGTAGCTGTAAAAACTTCTCTTTTTTGTCTCCTAACAAATGAGCCATCGTTGATTTTAGCCATTTTAACATATCGTGTCTACTCCCTAAACTCTTTTAAGAATTACTTTATAGAGATTCTTATTAATTAACAGCGCCATGAAAGATAACTTTCTTTTACTGTTAAATAAAGAATTATTTAAAATGAATCTCTTGTTTTTCTTCAAATATTGAATGAGTTCAATTTCCAACTTCTCGTCCTTATATTCCTCATCCTTAAGTAATCTATCTAAAACATAAAAATATGCCCAACAGATACGTGTATCTGCCTGATATTTCAAGTTTGGATATTTATCAGAAACGATTTTAGCATTTTGCTCATAAGCTTCAATCACATTTAAAAATTTTAATGAGAACTTTTGTGTAGTAATACTATTTTCGCGATGAACATAATAATACTTCTTCTCATTGGTTGCAACAACCTTCTGACACTGATCCAATAAACGAATCATAATAAAGGCGTCTTCAGCAATTTTTCCAACTTCAAATCTCAGTTGGTTAAACAACTCTTTTTTATAGAGTTTATTAACAGCTGTCACTGACAATACCTTAGCTTCCATGACCATTTTTATGGCTTCTTCTGAAGAAAGTTCCCAAGTTTGAATCTCTGAAACTTGTTCTTCAGGAATCTGATGAAAGACATCGTAGTGGCCACACATTGATAAATCTGCATTCGACTCTCTCAAATGACGATAGAGTGTTTCGTACATATCTTCGTCAATATAATCATCACTATCAATAAAGCCAATCAAATCCGAACTAGCATGATCAATTCCAGTATTTCTAGCTGCAGATAGTCCACCATTTTCTTTATGAATCACACGAATTCGTTGGTCTCTCAGTGCTAGCTTATCACATAGTTCACCACTAGTATCTGTTGAACCATCATTTATAAGTAGCAATTCAAAATTGGTATAAGTCTGCTTTAAAATCGACTCTACACAGCGTTCCAAATAAGCTTCCACATTATAGACTGGAACAATGATACTAATTTTTTCTTGCATTGTATTCTCCCATATATTCTCTATAACTCTTATCCATATCTGCTATGACTGCATCGTGGTGAGGGACTTGCTTATCAGCTGGAGGCGGCGTCATGTAATCACCAAAAGCTGTGCTAAGATAGGCATCATAACCAACAGGAATAGGCATTTCTGTTCCTTCAAATGGCAAGAAAATATTGTCTTCAAAGGCTTGGATTGGATATTTGTTTTTCATGTAGCCAGGCCCTGAACATAATTCTGTAATGCCATCACTTTCAGAAAGTCCATACTTGGTCATTTCTTTCTCGGCCTTTTTCCAGATGCGATAGCGAAGTGACTTTGGTGTCAATCCTAACAAAATAGTGCTACCCCACTTCATGAGAGCTCCATGTTTTTCTGGGATGGTTTGTGCACAAAATAGGGAATAAATCAAAGCCCAGCGAACTTGTTTTTTCCGCTCTACTGGATTTTTAGGATAATAGTCCAAGGGAAGAACGTCTAAAGCCAGGCCATGAGGAAGATCTAAATCCTGCTGATAGGGTTTGATGCAAGTTGTTTCCTTATCTCGAATGGTGATAAAGAGGTTACGGTCCACATAGTCTTTGTGACTCTTTGACAAGAAATAACGCTCATCGGCATATTGAGGCCATAATTCTGCTAGTTTTTCATAGTCCTTTCGCGGCATAAAGAAGTCCAAATCATCATCCCAAGGGATAAAGCCTTTATTTCGTAAGGCTCCAATAGCTCCTCCCCCACATAAATAGCAGAGCAAGTCGTGTTCTTTACAAAAGGCGACAAAATATTCAGCCATTTCTAAGCTACGGGCTTGAATTGCCTTTAAATCACTCATCTCATTCTCTTCCTCTTCTATAGAATTACATCATTTCATTATACCATAAAAATGGTCAAAAAATCCATCTAATTATGGAAAAATCAAAGCCGGAAACACCTATAAAATTAGATGTTTCAAGCTTTGACCGATTGTTACATATTATCTAAATCCCATTTGGGCTAGCTTGTTTTGATAAGCCTTTTGATCCACTCGGAGTGCTTGGCCTCCATAGACATCATAGTCATCTACCCAGTCTCCAAGTTCCGGTACTGTAAGTCTCTCAATACCGTTCTGACCTCCTTCAAGTACGGATAATCCGTTGGTCAATAAGAAGGTATAAGGAAGGTTTGTAGATGTCATGGCGAATACTTTACCAAGTGCTTCTGAACCTGTGAATAGTTTTGTAGGATCCTTAATCTGCTGCAAGACAGCTGTCATGACTTGTTGTTGTCTACGAGTACGGCCATAGTCCCCTTCATCATCATCACGGAAACGTGCATAGTTGAGAAGAGTAGAACCATTCATTTGTTGCGTTCCGGCTTTAATAGTTTGTGTTGGTGATTCTGTTTCTGTCGCATGCAAGTCATCACCAACTGTCGCTTCTGTAACTGGAACTCCATTTAGAGTTGAAAACTGAGCATCAATGGTCACTCCATCAGGGAAAAGCGTGTCAATGGCAGTCGCAAAAGCTTGGAAATCTACAAGGGCATAGTATTTGATATCTAAGTCAAAATTATCTTTAAGGACCTTACGCACCATTTCAGCCCCTTGTTTTCCTTCTTGTTCACCCAATTCGTAAGCCAAATTCAACTTGTGGTCAACTTGTTTCTGACCATTGATGACTTGGCTATAGCCATCAATGTAAACTAGATTATCACGCATAAAGCTTACAAGTTTAAGCTTTTTATCTTTGCCACTTACATTAAGAACCATAATAGAATCGGTCCGTGTTTCTGCACTATTCTGTCCAATACGACCATCTGTTCCTAAAATAAGAATATTGACACCGTCTCTTGTATCCTGTCCATTGAAAACTTCAACTTGGGCAGCCTTGGCATCTTTTGATCCATTTGAACTATTAGGATTGGCTGATTGGAAACCTTTCAGGAACATAAAAATCATTCCCAATGCTGCGCAAAGCAACAGCATTCCTAGCCAAGCAAGTATCCGTTTAAATCGAAAAACTCTTTTTTTCTTTGGTTTCTTCTGCTTAGGAATCTTAGCTTTTGGTTGAGGCAGACTAGTACGTCGACTAGCACGGCTGCGATTCGTATAACTCGGAAGACCTGTGTTCAATTCAGTGTATTCTTGATTTTCTACTTCTTCTTGGACAACGGAGCGCACTTCTTGTTGACCATCCAGCTTAGCTTGTAAAAAAGCAAACTCTCGCTTTTCTTTATCATTTAGATAGTGGATGTTTTTTAATAGATAGTCGTAACGTAGTCTTTCATGGTGTGTCAAAGGATTCTCTCTAGTCATTCCTTCTCCTTTCCTTTATCCTGTATGGTATAGATAGGGTAAGCTCCAAGTATTTTATACTGGATACCAATCGTTTCTAGTTCTTTTTGAGCAAAATGGACCAGTTCTTTATCAGTATAAGCGACATCAATGATAAAAAAGTATTCCCCCAAGGCAGTTTTTAGGGGACGACTCTCAATCTTCGTCAGATCAATTCCGCGCCAAGCAAAGGTAGAAAGCGCTTTGTATAATGCACCTGGAAGATTATCCGGCAAGGTCAAAGCTAGACTCATCTTTTCAGAACCTGGACTCAAAGGGATTTGTGGTAAGTTAAGCCCCAAAACCCAAAAGCGAGTGAAGTTGGCTTCCATTTCCTGAATATCTTGAGCAATCAGTTCTAAACCATATTCTTCAGCAGAGCTTTTTGGAGCAATAGCTGCAAATGGTTGATCTGGATGTTCGGAAACGTACCGCGCAGCATAGGCTGTACTTGCCGTTACTTCTAATTGAGCGTCTGGAAAATGTTCATCGATAAATTTCTTCCCTTGGGCTAATGCCTGCGGATGAGAAAAGATTTTCTCTATTTTAAACTGTCCTGGTACTGCCATCAGCTGTTGATGGATTGGCTGAACAATCTCTGCCACAGCTTGAATGCGAGCCTGATGGAAAAGATAGTCTAGGGTCTCATGAACACTACCTTCAATAGAATTTTCAACTGGCACTACTGAATAGTCTACCAAACCTTGTTCATAGGCCTTGATAACGTCCGTAATATTTGAAAAAGGCTCTAGTTCCTCATGTGGAAAAGCCGTCTGCACAACATGGTGCGAAAAAGATCCTTTGGGACCTAGATAGGCAATTTTCATTTCAGTTCCTCTATAATTTCCTCTGGGCTTAATCTTGATACATCAACAATCTGACTAGCCACTTCCTCATACCAGATTTGTCTTTCATTAAAAATCGCTGCCAAATCTTCCTTACTATTGTTTAGAAATAGGGGGCGTTGATTGTCCTTATCAGCTGAAATTCGCTGGTAAAGGGTCTCAAAATCTGCTTTAAGATAGATGTTGTCTGGATTTTTCTTGAGTAAGTCACGATTTTTCTGAGAAATGACCACTCCACCACCAGTAGAAACGACTTGGTTCGTTTTTAGTAGGTCAGCCAAAACTTCTTCTTCTATCTGACGGAAGACTGCTTCTCCTTTTTCTTCAAAGAAACGAGCAATCGGCATTCCTAGCCGGTCTTCTAGTAAAGCATCCATGTCTACAAAATCAGGATCCAGCTTTCTAGCAATAGTCGTTTTCCCTGACCCCATAAATCCTAATAGAACCTTAGCCATGAATCAAAGTCTCCAAATCATCAAAGAAGCTTGGGTAGCTAGTATTAATGGCTTCTGCACGATCCAATTCAACCTCTCCATCTGCCACTAAAAGCGCTGCAATGGCTGTCATCATGCCGATACGGTGGTCTCCAAAGGTATTGACTCTGGCTCCATGGAGAGCAGATTTCCCTTTGATAATCATGCCGTCTGCTGTAGGAGTAATAGCTGCTCCCATGCTATTTAAAGCATCAGCAACAACTTGAATGCGGTCAGTTTCTTTAACCTTGAGTTCTTCTGCATCTTTGATAACCGTTTGCCCTTGAGCTTGGGTTGCAAGGAGAGCGATAATAGGTAGTTCATCAATCAAACGTGGAATCAAGGCTCCAGCAATCTCAGTTCCTTTTAAATCTGAAGTTTCGACAGTTAAGGTTGCTGACTTAGCAATTGGATCAATATCAGTAAGTTCTAGTTTCCCACCCATAGCACGAATAACATCGATGATACCTGTACGTGTTTCATTAATACCGACATTCTTAAGCACCACACGAGAATTTGGAACAATCAACCCTGCAACTAACCAAAAGGCTGCACTAGAAATATCTCCTGGAACCACGACCTTTTGTCCACTTAGTTTCTGTGGCCCCTGGACAGTGATTTTCTTCCCATCGACACTCAAGTCTCCACCAAATTGACGCAGCATATCTTCTGTGTGATTACGAGTGCACTCCTTCTCGACAATGAGTGACTGGCCTTGAGCCTGCAAAGCTGCAAAAATCAAGGCTGACTTGACTTGGGCAGAAGCGATTGGCAATTCGTAATGAATAGGTGTTAAATTTTTTGTACCTTTTAAGTGCAACGGTGGCAAGTCTCGATCTGTTTGACCAGAAATGGTCACTCCCATTTTTTTCAAAGGAAGGGTCACACGATCCATGGGGCGTTTAGAAAGACTATCATCTCCAAACATCTCCACTTCAAAGTCTGCACCAGCAAGGACACCTGAAATCAGACGAATAGAGGTTCCAGAATTCCCCATATCCAGAGCGTTCTGAGGTGCTTTCAATCCATCCATCCCAACACCTTGAATGGTAACG
The window above is part of the Streptococcus sp. Marseille-Q6470 genome. Proteins encoded here:
- a CDS encoding O-antigen ligase family protein; this translates as MKILDFFERNYFRFGISYLLIFSIYLMASIIVPLNFFNANSYVTILLSVSGVIFGLYNILVKNALKNTRGIRPLILLFVVIIVSLVVNMKYGYVDNVKDLIVFFVYFFSIYPFISFIKKEEADKTLLCIGGVVAVMSTGAVLASLLQFVTFDGYIIESYKGNVYRQGFIDSRLFGVFTDPNIQSVVSLLTITYLGYLQNKVTKIFKILCYLSILFNYTYIVLSGSRTSLIIITVIFVYIAIVAFFKKNRKKQLLNVAIFAVITVGAYQCIYHGSQIILKENTSVISKLNQEHKNTGNYKVLATLERNDTDAKNISNNRFSIWQDAIKFSAKRPIFGYTSGNWEKIAKEIEPGSYIVKKSYRVHNGYLEILFYSGFIALLAFFWYVGKPIISTIKNEFKTNNENLIIEFILIGLIILGVTNMFISATMYGFSILGLVLHVSLSYLNNGYLKQIEQQ
- a CDS encoding phosphate ABC transporter permease — its product is MLKWLKSTMAHLLGDKKEKFLQLPIINKLNNIANKKIDGDRQKLLKENAHQILKEFEEVNNQLGHKIWIEAGTLLGYVREGAILAHDIDMDFAMLNPEDASELDRINEFLAERNFVLNRKLVYKGDVKEISFSYNGLNVDIILFERVNEKVISTTMIWYGMNALNKPVDIEAFYYELPMEELEQVNFMDATAYVPTNPVDYLKGYYGEDYLIPNTNYDWRKNPIYVPVDTAEASVELT
- a CDS encoding glycosyltransferase — protein: MQEKISIIVPVYNVEAYLERCVESILKQTYTNFELLLINDGSTDTSGELCDKLALRDQRIRVIHKENGGLSAARNTGIDHASSDLIGFIDSDDYIDEDMYETLYRHLRESNADLSMCGHYDVFHQIPEEQVSEIQTWELSSEEAIKMVMEAKVLSVTAVNKLYKKELFNQLRFEVGKIAEDAFIMIRLLDQCQKVVATNEKKYYYVHRENSITTQKFSLKFLNVIEAYEQNAKIVSDKYPNLKYQADTRICWAYFYVLDRLLKDEEYKDEKLEIELIQYLKKNKRFILNNSLFNSKRKLSFMALLINKNLYKVILKRV
- a CDS encoding phosphorylcholine transferase LicD, translating into MSDLKAIQARSLEMAEYFVAFCKEHDLLCYLCGGGAIGALRNKGFIPWDDDLDFFMPRKDYEKLAELWPQYADERYFLSKSHKDYVDRNLFITIRDKETTCIKPYQQDLDLPHGLALDVLPLDYYPKNPVERKKQVRWALIYSLFCAQTIPEKHGALMKWGSTILLGLTPKSLRYRIWKKAEKEMTKYGLSESDGITELCSGPGYMKNKYPIQAFEDNIFLPFEGTEMPIPVGYDAYLSTAFGDYMTPPPADKQVPHHDAVIADMDKSYREYMGEYNARKN
- a CDS encoding LCP family protein; amino-acid sequence: MTRENPLTHHERLRYDYLLKNIHYLNDKEKREFAFLQAKLDGQQEVRSVVQEEVENQEYTELNTGLPSYTNRSRASRRTSLPQPKAKIPKQKKPKKKRVFRFKRILAWLGMLLLCAALGMIFMFLKGFQSANPNSSNGSKDAKAAQVEVFNGQDTRDGVNILILGTDGRIGQNSAETRTDSIMVLNVSGKDKKLKLVSFMRDNLVYIDGYSQVINGQKQVDHKLNLAYELGEQEGKQGAEMVRKVLKDNFDLDIKYYALVDFQAFATAIDTLFPDGVTIDAQFSTLNGVPVTEATVGDDLHATETESPTQTIKAGTQQMNGSTLLNYARFRDDDEGDYGRTRRQQQVMTAVLQQIKDPTKLFTGSEALGKVFAMTSTNLPYTFLLTNGLSVLEGGQNGIERLTVPELGDWVDDYDVYGGQALRVDQKAYQNKLAQMGFR
- the pheA gene encoding prephenate dehydratase, whose amino-acid sequence is MKIAYLGPKGSFSHHVVQTAFPHEELEPFSNITDVIKAYEQGLVDYSVVPVENSIEGSVHETLDYLFHQARIQAVAEIVQPIHQQLMAVPGQFKIEKIFSHPQALAQGKKFIDEHFPDAQLEVTASTAYAARYVSEHPDQPFAAIAPKSSAEEYGLELIAQDIQEMEANFTRFWVLGLNLPQIPLSPGSEKMSLALTLPDNLPGALYKALSTFAWRGIDLTKIESRPLKTALGEYFFIIDVAYTDKELVHFAQKELETIGIQYKILGAYPIYTIQDKGKEKE
- a CDS encoding shikimate kinase — its product is MAKVLLGFMGSGKTTIARKLDPDFVDMDALLEDRLGMPIARFFEEKGEAVFRQIEEEVLADLLKTNQVVSTGGGVVISQKNRDLLKKNPDNIYLKADFETLYQRISADKDNQRPLFLNNSKEDLAAIFNERQIWYEEVASQIVDVSRLSPEEIIEELK
- the aroA gene encoding 3-phosphoshikimate 1-carboxyvinyltransferase, whose protein sequence is MKLKTDVNHLNGSIRVPGDKSISHRSIIFGSLAEGETKVYDILRGEDVLSTMQVFRDLGVEIEDKDGVVTIQGVGMDGLKAPQNALDMGNSGTSIRLISGVLAGADFEVEMFGDDSLSKRPMDRVTLPLKKMGVTISGQTDRDLPPLHLKGTKNLTPIHYELPIASAQVKSALIFAALQAQGQSLIVEKECTRNHTEDMLRQFGGDLSVDGKKITVQGPQKLSGQKVVVPGDISSAAFWLVAGLIVPNSRVVLKNVGINETRTGIIDVIRAMGGKLELTDIDPIAKSATLTVETSDLKGTEIAGALIPRLIDELPIIALLATQAQGQTVIKDAEELKVKETDRIQVVADALNSMGAAITPTADGMIIKGKSALHGARVNTFGDHRIGMMTAIAALLVADGEVELDRAEAINTSYPSFFDDLETLIHG